A section of the Salvelinus alpinus chromosome 36, SLU_Salpinus.1, whole genome shotgun sequence genome encodes:
- the LOC139565509 gene encoding interferon a3-like translates to MGSISLWMCLVLTICTWHKTIGCTWMKTPPRSPSMFQVFSNNTTTMLQKMGHEVSGEPQITFPDKQYRQVDNLKADEQIAFISQTLNAIKKLYSSGKYESTSSNQKGVDKFMNDLYRQTSELDQCVKAMKTRRSKSVKRVNKKMSLHFKFLTNYLKLAEYSASGWEDIRTVVLAHLRRLDMTLSSQ, encoded by the exons ATGGGTTCAATCAGCCTTTGGATGTGCTTGGTCCTGACGATTTGCACCTGGCATAAAACCATCGGATGCACTTGGATGAAGACACCGCCTCGGTCTCCGAGCATGTTCCAAGTGTTCAGCAACAACACCACAACGATGCTTCAGAAAATG GGTCATGAAGTCTCTGGAGAACCTCAGATCACTTTCCCTGACAAGCAATACAGACAAGTCGATAATTTAAAG GCTGACGAACAGATTGCCTTCATTTCGCAAACTCTGAACGCTATAAAGAAATTGTACAGCAGTGGTAAATACGAGTCCACCTCCTCTAACCAGAAAGGAGTTGACAAGTTTATGAATGACCTCTATCGCCAGACCTCGGAGCTGGACCAATGC GTAAAGGCTATGAAAACTAGACGATCAAAATCTGTCAAAAGAGTGAACAAAAAGATGAGCCTTCACTTCAAATTCCTTACGAATTATCTGAAACTCGCG GAATACAGCGCAAGCGGTTGGGAAGACATAAGGACAGTGGTACTGGCACACCTACGAAGACTAGACATGACATTAAGTAGCCAATGA
- the LOC139564834 gene encoding interferon alpha-C-like — MATLNVSFVVHLLCVIALYPVVYAKCSDQKQQTYYLSQTRQTLNDLAMERRPSDCIQEAEKIMVQRPTLSIEEGEKLWTLKLAFQLASELFQQNLTPVKWNTFKLRELQDLLARQNMTYSECVKDMRLHQNLPIENMVKNYFKQLGDFLSRERFSSCSWEVVRAEIRSILRDFYKKSKMPRKHA, encoded by the exons ATGGCAACTCTTAACGTGTCCTTTGTGGTACATCTTCTGTGTGTAATTGCTCTTTACCCGGTTGTGTATGCTAAATGCAGTGACCAAAAACAGCAAACGTATTATCTTTCTCAAACTCGCCAGACCCTCAATGATCTTGCCATG GAGAGGAGACCAAGCGACTGTATCCAAGAGGCTGAAAAGATAATGGTCCAACGTCCAACGCTTTCCATAGAG GAGGGGGAAAAGCTTTGGACACTGAAACTTGCGTTTCAACTAGCCAGCGAGCTCTTCCAACAAAACCTAACACCTGTGAAATGgaataccttcaaactcagggaGCTCCAAGATCTTCTTGCTCGACAAAATATGACCTATTCAGAATGT GTCAAAGACATGCGTCTGCATCAAAACCTTCCAATTGAAAATATGGTTAAGAACTACTTCAAACAGCTGGGCGACTTTCTTTCACGTGAG CGTTTCAGCTCCTGCTCATGGGAGGTCGTGAGAGCTGAAATCCGGAGCATCCTGAGGGATTTTTACAAGAAATCAAAAATGCCAagaaaacatgcatga